The Streptomyces sp. ALI-76-A nucleotide sequence TGCTCGCACCCCGCGTCACCCGGCGCCTGCTTGAGCGTTTCGCCGGCATGCCCTTGGAGGCCGCTCCCCCCGTTCCGCCGCGCCTGGACGCTCTGACCGCGCGCGAAGTGGAGGTGCTGGGGATCCTGGCCCGCGGTCTGTCCAACGCGGAGATCGCCGCCGAGCTGGGGATCGGCGAGACGACGGTGAAGACGCACGTCGCTCACATCCTCGACAAGTTCCGGCTGCGCGACCGGGTGCAGGCGGTGATCCTCGCCTACGACTCGGGACTGGTGACCCCTCGCACGGGCCACCGGCCCGGGCCGGTGTGACCCGCGGTGGCCGGCCGTGGGGTGTCCGGCCGGCCACTTCGACCGTCGTGCGCTCCTCGATCTCGTCGCTGCCGCTCATCCCGTCGGCCCCGACCGCTCAAGGTCGCTTCTCGACGTCCTCCACCGACGTCGGCCCCAACTGCTTGGCGCTGGCGTACTCCGGCATCGTCATCGGCTTGTCGAACAGGAAGAACGACTGGTTCGTGCCCACCGTGAACTCCATGTACGCGCCCGTCGTGGCGTCGAAGCCGTAGTAGGCGTTGCAGGTGGAACCCGACGTGTACGTACCGTCCATGCCGGGCTGCGCGAGGACCGCGATGCCGTTGGAAGAGGACTCCACCCTCTCCGTCGGAGTGAGCATCTTGCAGCGCGGCACCGGCAGGCCCTTCATGACGAAGTACCCGTACTCGCCGTTGGCGTTCTGGATGTAGACGTACGAGAGTTTGCCCCGCTTACCCCAGGTCTTGATCCACTGGTTGATCGCTTCGCGGGTCGGCGAGTACTCCATGCGGCCCGCCGGCTGCTGGGCCACGAGGTGGTCGTAGTTGTCCTGCTTGGCCTTGTTCTCCTTGTCCTGGCTGGAGTCGTCCGTGCAGGAGGTCAGGGCAAGGCCCAGAACAAGCGCGATGACGGTGGCCAGGGCCATGCGTGCGAACTGTTTCATGTGGTGCCGCCCTCTTCCCGGGATGCGATGGGGGATCAGTCGGTGCACGTCGTGCGCTCGGCCGTGACCTCCAGCCGGTACGGCAGCTTCTTGTCGTGGAAGGGCGCGCGGTGCTCCTGGGCGGCCTTCGAGTTGTAGGCGTTGACCGACTCGATCCGTGTGGCCTTCAGCGCGGTGATCGACTGGTCGATCTGCGTCGTGCGAGTCGGCGAGGCGGCCTTCCGCTCCTCCTGGAGCACTTGGATCGTCCCTTCGGCGTTCTGCACGGCCTCGCACAGATCGAAGAACTCCTCGTACGTGGTCCGACGGAACTCGCCCGAGCCGACGGTGTTCTCGCGCTGGTCCGCCTCACCGCGGAACGGGGCGGTGATCCACCCCGCGCCGCCGAAGGCGAACACCCCGATCACGTACAGCACCGCCAGGCCGATGACCCCGCCGACGGCCCAGGCCCCTAGCCGTGCGCCCTCGCGTACCTGCCCCATGACCATCCCCCTTCACAGGCGTTCCGCGGCAGGAAACCACTCTCCGCGAAGGAGGACACAGCGCCCCGGCGAAACGGTTCCGCTCGTACGAGCGTCAGGACATGCCGACGCGGCTCGCCGTCGCGGGCGTACGTCCAGTGGATGCGCACACCGTCCGGACGAGCGGTGGGTGGCTGACGTCACCCATGGACGTCGTCCGCGTTGACCACGCACCACCAGCCCCGACCGGCGGCTGGAGCCATCGCGCGCAGTGGCATGCCGTGGTTCTGCGGAAGTGGGGTCGCTGGACAGTCGACCATCCAGCGACCTTCGGAGGCGGTGATGCCCCGCAGCAGGATGTCAGGGGGTGAGCTGTTGGTGTCCGATGACGGAGAGCAGATCGAGCTTGCTGTGGCTCTCCGTGCCGGGGCGAGTGGTCAGCACCACCAGGGTCTGGGCGCGGTTCTCGGTGAACAGGAGCTGGGCGTCGACGTCGATGCGGCCGAGCTCGGGATGGAGGATGGTCTTGCAGTCGTCGTAGCGTCGGGCGACCTCCTGAAGTTCCCACATGCGGACGAACTCAGGGCTGTGCTTCTGGAGTTCGGCGAGGATGCGGGCGGCTCGGCGGGTGTCGCTGCCGGCTGTCAGTGCGGCCCGCAGGCGTGCTGCCTGGGCGCGGCCGTGGCGTTCGCGACTCTCCTCGGGAACCATCAGACGTTCGGCCGGGTCCATGAACCAGCGGTAGTAGCCGCTACTGGCCAGACCGGTGTGGCGGGTCTGGTCACCGAGCAGCGCGACGGCCAACGGGTTCATCGCGAGGGTCTCGACCAGGTCGGTCTGCACCAGGGCCGGGGAGTCGTCCAGACGGTCCAGGACCCGCAGCAGCGTCGGGCTGACATGTTCGCAGCGGTGGAAGCGGGCCGGGGCGTTGTGGCCGATGAGGACGAAGAGATGGTCGCGTTCGTCCAGGGTCAGCCGCAGCGCCCGGGCGAGCGCGGTGGTGATCTGTACGGAGGGTTGCGGAGCACGCTGCTGCTCCAGCCGGGCGTAGTAGTCGGTGGACATGCCGGCGAGCTGCGCGACCTCCTCACGGCGCAGCCCCTGCGTACGCCTGCGCGGCCCCTCGACCAGCCCGACGTCGCGGGGCCGCAACATCTCCCGGCGGTGGCGCAGGAATTCCGCCAGTTCCCTCTTGTCCATGGCCCCATCCTCACCGCAACCCGCCCGCCTATCCAGAGACAGCCGATCCATGGATGAGCGTCCCCTCCCGCCCGCGCGAAGCCGCTCACACGGCCGCCGTCGAGAACCTCGCAGCGATACGGCCCGATGACCGCTTGACCTGCACGAACCTCGGGAAACGCGCCGACTGTCGGCGGTGCGCCGCAGGCCGTCGGCAGGGAGGGCGGCCTGAGGCGACGCTCCCCGATCGACGGCCCGCGGCAACGCTCGCCGATCGATGACGCCCGGCGCTCCGGCCCGGCCCCGGGGCCCGCCTGGTCGCTCGGCCCGTCCCACACGACGGTCTTCGTCGTGCGACGGGCGCCCTCGGGCCGGTCGGCACTGCGGACGGCGCCGGTCGCCACCAGTCCGACGACCGGCCGGGAAGGTCCCCCCGGCGCGGGGCGATGCCGCAGGCGCTTCCTTGCCGTACGACGTGATCGGTGAGGAATCCCGCAGGCCGGTGGGTCAGAGGCCGCTGAGCATGGCGAGGACGTCGTCGTAGGAGCCGTTGGCCACCGCGTCGCGGAGGAACCTGGCGCGCTCCACGACGAGCTCCTTCGCGTCGGGCTTCTCGCGCAGCAGGTCGAGGGTCTCGGTGAGGAAGTCGTCCAACGGCATGGACTGCTCGTCGTCCTGCTGGTCCAGCAGTGTCGTGCGCACGCCCGGCGGGATCACCTCGATCACCTGGACGCCGGCGTCCGCACCGGCGAGCTGGACGCGCAGGCTCTCGGAGAAGGAGTGCAGCGCGGCTTTGGTCGCGTTGTAGGTTGGGGTGATCGGGAACGGTACGAACGCCAACGACGAGGTGACGTTCATGACGGCCGCGTCGTCCTTGCCCACCAGCAGCGGCAGGACGGCGTACGTCATCCGGATCGTGCCGAGCAGATTGATCATGATCTGATCCTCGGCGACCTGGAGTCCGGACGGGTCGAGGAGGTTCTCGCGCAGCATGATGCCGGCGTTGTTGACCAGGACGTTCAGATCCGGGTGGCTCGCCGCCACGGTCTCGCGGGCCCGGGCGATCGAGTCGGGGTCCGCGACGTCGAGGACGAGCGCGTCGATGCCCGGGTGCTCGGCCGTGATCTCGTCGAGGAGTTCCTTGCGCCGGCCGGCGACGATCACCTTGTTGCCGGCCTCGTGCAGGCGCAGGGCCAGACCGAGGCCGATGCCCGAGGTACCGCCGGTGATCAGAATGGTATTGCCGGTCATCTTCATGGGGGGACTCGCTCCTTGGTTGCGGCGGGCTGGTGAGCACCCGCGGACTCGACCGTAGGGGCGCCCGCGCAGAGGCGGGAGAGGACGGTTCATCCATGAATCGGCGGTCTGTGCCTGGGACGACCCTTCTGATGGAGTGGTCCCAACCGGCGGCTCCGGTGGCGCTTCGGCGTCGCGCACCCGAAAGGGGAGGCGCTACTCCTTCGGGCCGGAGGTTGCCGTGTGCAGACGGCCGCGGATGGCCTGTGCGGCCTCAAGTGCCGCAGTCCGGAAGCGGGTTGCGAGAGCGAAGAAGCTGAGACAGCCGTGGACGAGGTCGGCTTCGCGGCGCAGGACCACCTCCGCGCCCGCCTGCCGTAGTTTTTCCGCGTAGCGCTCACCCTCGTCGCGGAGCGGGTTGAATCCGCCGGTCGCGTGTAGGCAGGCTCGATCGACGCGTCCACCTCACCCAGAAGGGGGGAAAGACGCGGATCGGATCGGTCGGCTGCCTGGGCGTACTGGTCCTCGAACCAGTCGATTTGCCGGTCGGTGAGCAGGAATCCCTCCGGGAATCTCCTACAGCGAACTCGCCCGCCGAGCCGAAGTGACGGCCCAGAGCGCACAGGCCACCGTCCGCCAGCTCGAGGAGCGCGGAGCCGTCGAACGCAGAAGCTTCCCCGGCCGCGGCCACACCGCGGAACTCCACATCACCGACAAGGGGGACGACCTGCTCGAGGCCGGCAAACGCGCCTGTGCGTCAGCGGACAGAGACCTGAGCCTCACCCTCGGCAGCGAGCAACTCACCGTGCTGACCCGCTTCTTGCTGACCGCACTCTCATCGCGCCGGCCAGGTCCATAGCCCGCACGCTCGCTGGGGAACGGAGTCAGCGCCCGCAACGTATGCGAGGCCGGGTGAGCAGACCTGGCGGCCGATGGACGAGATCGGGGCGGCAGTCGGGACGGCGGGGCACGCTGTTCGTTCCGGTTCTTCAGCGCCTGCCCGCCGGCGTGCAGTTGTCGACCTCCAACACCAACACCGGCGGACCGCCTACCCAGCGTGCAGGACCACATCCGTCTGAACGACGGAACGGCTCCGGCCCCCGGCCTCCGGTCGGCAGATGATGCGTCGCCTTCCACGTGGAGGGGCTGGGACGCGGCGCCTGTTCGCTGAATCTCCGCCAGCTTGAGGTGGCCCGGCCGGCGAGGTGGTGTGACCTGGTTTCGGGGGTGCTGGTGTCGGTCGTGGGCGGCAGGCTGGGTTGTGGATCGTCCGGCAAGGTGGTTCTGCCGATGAGTTCAGCGTCCTTGCACGGTCTACCCAGCGATACGACCGTTCGCGTCAGGAGTGCCCATGTCCACCATCCAGCCAGTGATCGTGACTGCCGACCAGGACGTTCTGCTCGGCTTCTACACGACCTTGTTCGGCGCTGAGGAGATCTTCCGGATACCGGCGCAAGGTCCGGCCTTCTACCTCGGCTTGCGCATCGGCGACACCGACCTCGGACTGGTCGCCAAGGCGAACCCGGGGACCGGGGCGGCGTCGCGGATCCTGCTCAGCATCGGAGTCGACGACATCGACGAGACGCTCGGCCGCGTGGAGGCGCTGGGCGGCTCGGTCAGCGGCGGCCCCAACGACATGCCGTGGGGACAGCGCGTCGCCCACATCCAGGACCCGGACGGCAACCCGGTGAACCTCACGCAGCCGATCCCGGTCCGGTGACGCTGCCCCAGGGGCATGGCTGACCGTGGGCCACCTGCGGTGGAGATGACCGCACTGGAGGAACAGCGCCGACACCACGGCCCGCACGATCACCTCATGCTGTCCGTACTCGGGCCGGCCGAGTGCCACACTCGTCCGCCGCTGACCACGGTCATCGGCGGACGAGTGTGCGCTGGGATCGGCGGCTCGGCTGGAAGCGTCGAGTCCCTCAACCGATCGGTTGATCCAGAGTCCTCTCGGCGTCCGAGTGCCGCCGGGTTATCACGTAGCCGAAGACGGTCGCGAGGACGTACATGAGGACCGAGTAGACGGCGCTGGGGATCGCGACCTCGGTGCTGTCCAGAACGCTGAGGGCGATGGTGAGTGCCACGGTCGTGTTGTGGATCCCTACCTCCATGGAGCTCGCTATCGCCTGGCGCTTGTCAAGACGGAGCAGCCGGGCACCGCCGTAGCCGAGGGTGAGGCTCGCGAGGCAGAAGATGCCGGCCACCAGTCCGACCTGCTGCGTGTAGTCGGCCAGATTTTCCCGCTCACCCAGCAGGGCACCGACCGAGACGATGACCAGCACGGCGATGGAGAAGATCCGAACCGGGCGGTCGGCGCGTGCGGCGAAGTCGGCGGAGCGCCGACGGACCGCCATGCCGATTCCGACCGGGATGAGCACGATCGCGATCACCTGCACCACCTTGCCGAGTTGCAGGCCGAGGTCGCCCTGGGCGTCGAAATGGTCGATGGCGAGGTTGGTGACGATCGGGATGGTGATGGCGGCGAGCACCGAGTTGATCGCGGTCAGCGTGATGTTGAGGGCCACGTCTCCGCGGAAGAGGTGGCTGAACAGGTTGGCCGTGGTCCCGCCGGGGGAAGCGGCCAACAGCATCACGCCGACGGCGAGCAAGGGGTCGAGGTCGAACAGTTTCACCAGTCCGAAGGCCACGAGTGGGAGTACCAGCACCTGAAGCACCAGCGCGACGACCACCGCCTTCGGTGTCCGGGTGACCCTCCTGAAGTCATCGGTGGTCAGGGACAGTCCGAGGCCGAACATGATGACCGCCAGGGCGATCGGCAGGCCGGTGGTGATGAGTGCTGAGTCGTTCATCGGTGTCCTTCAGGTCGGGAAGGGGTGAGGACGGCGAGTGCGGTCCGGCTCACGTGATGGGCGCGCGGGTGGCGGGAGTCGCGGCCCGCACGGAGAAGCGTGGAGTACCTGTCATCGTGGGGATGCCGGGCGCGTGGAGACTGCACGCTCGTGGACCTCGCCGGCCGCTTCGACACGTCGCTCCCGTCCAACGCCGACATGTGTCACGGCGTCACACACCTCCCCACCCGGGTGACCTGGCTCGGCCATCGGACCGCACCGAACCGCTGGCCACCACCCTCCAGCCGTGAGTCTGACCCACGGCTGAGCTGATGGGGAGGGGGGGGACCGACAGCGCCTCCCCTCCCCATCAGCCGTCGCAGGACGGAGCGCCCTCGCGGCGATGCTCCTGGCGCGAGACGCCGTTGTCAGTGCCTCGCCCTAAAGTGAAGACGTCACTCGGGGAGCGTCGGAGGGGGAGCAGAAGCGTGTCCGCAAACAGGATCCAGCACAAGGTGAATCACGTCGCGCTGGTAGTGGACTGTTCGGGTTCGATGCGTCCGCACCAGAGTCAACTCATCCGAGTTGTCGACGAGTTCGTGGCGGGGTTGAAGGCAGAGTCGGACAGTCTCGGCCACGAGACCCGGATCAGCCTCTATTCCTTCGACCACAAGGTGGAGAACCTGGTCTGGGACATGGATGTGAAGCATCTGCCGTCCATGCGGGGGCTGTACCGGGTCAACAATGGGGCTACGGCCCTCATCGAGGCTTCTCTGAAGTCCCTGGACGACCTCGGCCACATCTGGGAGGAATACGGCGAGCACAGTTTCCTCCAGATCGTCGTGACGGACGGCGAGGAGAACGCCTCCGGCGGCGACCGGCGGCACGACGGCGACATGGCCATCCTCGGCCCCTGGCTCGACAGGATCACGGCGAAGATGAGTGGGCTTCCGGGCCACTGGACCTCCGCGATCCTCGTTCCGAACTCCCTGGCCAAGCGGACCGCGCAGAACTACGGTTTCCCGGCCGGGAACATCGCCATCTGGGACGCGGATTCCCAGAAGGGCGTCGAGGAGGCGATCGGCACCGTGCGTGCTGCCGCCACCAGCTTCCTCCGTGGGCGAGAGCAGGGAGTGCGCGGCACGAAGAACCTGTTCGCCGTCGGTCAGGACATATCGGTTGACGAGGTGCGGGCGAACCTCGAACCGATTCCGGCCGACAGGTACCGGCTCCTGAAGGTCGACAAGGAGATCGAGATTCGCCCCTTCGTCAACTCCCATCCGGGCGTGACGTACGAACGCGGTTCGTGTTACTACCAGTTGGGTGCCCGGGCCCAGGTTCAGCAGGACAAGGAAGTCATCGTGGTCGAGAAGGACACCGACCGCGCTTATACGGGCGACGCGGCGCGCAGCCTTTTGTTCGGTACGGATGTCCGGGGAACTGTCTCCGTGAAAGCGGGGAACAACCCCAAGTTGGAGGTATACGTACAAAGCCGTTCGGTGAACAGGAAGCTCAAGCCGAATACGCGTCTGCTCATCATGCTCTGAAATTGGAGCGCGAAGAGCGGGGGTGGCTCGGGAGCGGCCTGCCTCCACTGCTCAGGGGTGCGTTGGCGTGGATTCATGCGTCCATCACGTAGGACTGGTCCATCAACTCGGTCATCGCCTGCTGGAAGTCACGGCGCCGCTGCTCACTCCAACCAGCGGTCAGCTGGTCGAAGACCTGCTCCTGCCAACGGTGAGCCTGTTCCAGCAGGGATCGGCCGGCAGGGGTGAGGGACGCTTCGCGTCGTCGTCCATCAACCGGAGACGCCTCCATGACCAGATGACCGGCCGTGGAGGCACTCTTGATCAGCCGCGAGGCTCCGCTCTGGTCGATGCCGATCTCGTGAGCGACCGCGTTCACGGTCGCCGGTACCCCACGTGCAGTCAGAGATCGGACTGCCTCGGTGACCAACACGAGCCGTCCCTGTTCAGCCGCAGCAGGATCACTCACCACGGATCGGCGCGCCCAGTGCCGGACGAAGCCGAACAAGACCTGACCCGGTCCCTGACCACTCATTCGGACGCCGCCATCTCACGGCAGATGTAGGCCAGCTCGAGCGCCGACCTCACAGGCAACCGCAGGGCGGCAGTCACTTTGCCGGCGGTAGCGCGGAAGACGGTCGCCACGCGCGTCGGCGTGTCACTGTCAGGCCAGGTCGCGTCCTCCTCGACAACCATCAGGCGGTCACCGACCGGGTGCCACGACCGCGGGACCAGCTTGATCCCGGAGCGTTCCACCCACTCCGCGAACTGCTCAGGTGTGATCGGACCCGCACCCTTCGGGCCCAGGACGACGATCGGATCCCCGACCGCCCTCGCCGAACGCTGCGGGTCACCCTCATTCACGCTCGCGTGCCACTCGTTGATGACTGTCTCAAGACTCGATTCCATAGCAGCAACTATATGCGAATCGCATACATCGTTGACG carries:
- a CDS encoding helix-turn-helix transcriptional regulator, with the protein product MDKRELAEFLRHRREMLRPRDVGLVEGPRRRTQGLRREEVAQLAGMSTDYYARLEQQRAPQPSVQITTALARALRLTLDERDHLFVLIGHNAPARFHRCEHVSPTLLRVLDRLDDSPALVQTDLVETLAMNPLAVALLGDQTRHTGLASSGYYRWFMDPAERLMVPEESRERHGRAQAARLRAALTAGSDTRRAARILAELQKHSPEFVRMWELQEVARRYDDCKTILHPELGRIDVDAQLLFTENRAQTLVVLTTRPGTESHSKLDLLSVIGHQQLTP
- a CDS encoding bile acid:sodium symporter family protein, translated to MNDSALITTGLPIALAVIMFGLGLSLTTDDFRRVTRTPKAVVVALVLQVLVLPLVAFGLVKLFDLDPLLAVGVMLLAASPGGTTANLFSHLFRGDVALNITLTAINSVLAAITIPIVTNLAIDHFDAQGDLGLQLGKVVQVIAIVLIPVGIGMAVRRRSADFAARADRPVRIFSIAVLVIVSVGALLGERENLADYTQQVGLVAGIFCLASLTLGYGGARLLRLDKRQAIASSMEVGIHNTTVALTIALSVLDSTEVAIPSAVYSVLMYVLATVFGYVITRRHSDAERTLDQPIG
- a CDS encoding SDR family NAD(P)-dependent oxidoreductase; the protein is MKMTGNTILITGGTSGIGLGLALRLHEAGNKVIVAGRRKELLDEITAEHPGIDALVLDVADPDSIARARETVAASHPDLNVLVNNAGIMLRENLLDPSGLQVAEDQIMINLLGTIRMTYAVLPLLVGKDDAAVMNVTSSLAFVPFPITPTYNATKAALHSFSESLRVQLAGADAGVQVIEVIPPGVRTTLLDQQDDEQSMPLDDFLTETLDLLREKPDAKELVVERARFLRDAVANGSYDDVLAMLSGL
- a CDS encoding MarR family winged helix-turn-helix transcriptional regulator → MFGFVRHWARRSVVSDPAAAEQGRLVLVTEAVRSLTARGVPATVNAVAHEIGIDQSGASRLIKSASTAGHLVMEASPVDGRRREASLTPAGRSLLEQAHRWQEQVFDQLTAGWSEQRRRDFQQAMTELMDQSYVMDA
- a CDS encoding vWA domain-containing protein, whose product is MSANRIQHKVNHVALVVDCSGSMRPHQSQLIRVVDEFVAGLKAESDSLGHETRISLYSFDHKVENLVWDMDVKHLPSMRGLYRVNNGATALIEASLKSLDDLGHIWEEYGEHSFLQIVVTDGEENASGGDRRHDGDMAILGPWLDRITAKMSGLPGHWTSAILVPNSLAKRTAQNYGFPAGNIAIWDADSQKGVEEAIGTVRAAATSFLRGREQGVRGTKNLFAVGQDISVDEVRANLEPIPADRYRLLKVDKEIEIRPFVNSHPGVTYERGSCYYQLGARAQVQQDKEVIVVEKDTDRAYTGDAARSLLFGTDVRGTVSVKAGNNPKLEVYVQSRSVNRKLKPNTRLLIML
- a CDS encoding VOC family protein, whose amino-acid sequence is MSTIQPVIVTADQDVLLGFYTTLFGAEEIFRIPAQGPAFYLGLRIGDTDLGLVAKANPGTGAASRILLSIGVDDIDETLGRVEALGGSVSGGPNDMPWGQRVAHIQDPDGNPVNLTQPIPVR